From a single Ciconia boyciana chromosome 11, ASM3463844v1, whole genome shotgun sequence genomic region:
- the SLC38A3 gene encoding sodium-coupled neutral amino acid transporter 3 isoform X2: MDATDVPLQAEMVELVPNGKHTAALTASAVPSLAGDRFEENQSGMAEMEEFLPHGAEKKQTHFTDFEGKTSFGMSVFNLSNAIMGSGILGLAYAMANTGIILFLFLLTAVALLSSYSIHLLLKSSGIVGIRAYEQLGYRAFGTPGKLAAAIAITLQNIGAMSSYLYIVKSEVPLVIQTFLNLEEKTTDWYMNGNYLVILVSVTIILPLALMKQLGYLGYASGFSLSCMAFFLISVIYKKFQIPCPLPEQGGNLTGSLNATPVSTSDYQNGYTVLHAPEQGTCTPSFFTLNSQTAYTIPIMAFAFVCHPEVLPIYTELKEPSKKKMQCISNISIMVMYLMYFLAALFGYLTFYGRVESELLHTYNKVDPFDVLILCVRVAVLTAVTLTVPIVLFPVRRAIQQMLFQGKDFSWIRHVTIAVVLLTFINLLVIFAPSILGIFGMIGATSAPCLIFIFPAIFYIRIMPKDKEPLRSTPKILAACFALLGVLFMIMSLSFIIIDWATGGGKSGGSH, encoded by the exons ATGGACGCCACGGATGTGCCCCTCCAGGCCGAGATGGTGGAGCTGGTGCCCAACGGGAAGCACACGGCCGCGCTCACTGCCTCCGCCGTCCCCTCGCTGGCGGGTGACAG GTTTGAGGAGAACCAGTCCGGCATGGCAGAGATGGAGGAGTtcctgccccacggcgctgAGAAGAAGCAGACGCACTTCACCGAT TTCGAAGGGAAGACGTCTTTCGGGATGTCCGTCTTCAACCTGAGCAACGCCATCATGGGCAGCGGCATCCTGGGGCTGGCCTATGCCATGGCCAACACCGGCATCATCCTCTTCCT CTTCCTCCTGACGGCGGTGGCCCTGCTCTCCAGCTACTCCATCCACCTGCTGCTCAAGTCCTCCGGCATTGTGG GCATCCGCGCCTACGAGCAGCTGGGCTACCGAGCCTTTGGCACGCCGGGGAAGCTGGCTGCGGCCATTGCCATCACACTGCAGAACATCGGAG CCATGTCCAGCTACCTGTACATCGTCAAATCCGAAGTGCCTCTCGTCATCCAGACCTTCCTCAACCTGGAGGAGAAGACCAC GGACTGGTACATGAACGGGAACTACCTGGTGATCCTGGTTTCCGTCACCATTATCCTGCCCCTGGCCCTCATGAAGCAGCTGG gctACCTTGGCTACGCCAGCGGCTTCTCCCTCAGCTGTATGGCCTTCTTCCTCATCTCG gtcATCTATAAGAAGTTCCAGAtcccctgcccgctccctgaGCAGGGGGGGAACCTCACGGGCAGCCTCAACGCCACCCCCGTCAGCACCAGCGACTACCAGAACGGCTACACTGTCCTCCACGCCCCTGAGCAGGGCACCTGCACCCCCAGTTTCTTCACTCTGAACTCGCAG ACGGCATACACCATCCCCATCATGGCCTTCGCCTTCGTCTGCCACCCCGAGGTCCTGCCCATCTACACTGAGCTGAAGGA GCCCTCCAAGAAGAAGATGCAGTGCATCTCCAACATCTCCATCATGGTCATGTACCTCATGTACTTCTTGGCCGCCCTCTTCGGCTACCTCACGTTCTATG GCCGCGTGGAGTCGGAGCTGCTGCACACGTACAACAAGGTGGACCCCTTCGATGTGCTCATACTGTGCGTGCGGGTGGCCGTGCTGACGGCTGTCACCCTCACCGTCCCCATCGTCCTCTTCCCG gtGCGCCGGGCCATCCAGCAGATGCTGTTCCAAGGGAAGGACTTCAGCTGGATCCGCCACGTCACCATCGCCGTGGTCCTTCTGACCTTCATCAACCTCTTGGTCATCTTCGCTCCCTCCATCCTCGGCATCTTCGGCATGATCG GTGCCACCTCCGCTCCCTGCCTCATCTTCATCTTCCCTGCCATCTTCTACATCCGCATCATGCCCAAGGACAAGGAGCCGCT